The following proteins are co-located in the Pochonia chlamydosporia 170 chromosome 6, whole genome shotgun sequence genome:
- a CDS encoding C-4 methylsterol oxidase (similar to Verticillium alfalfae VaMs.102 XP_003004066.1) has translation MDMLNTTVGALNQTQDYFSVFEEVSKYNVNLNYFERLWAAWYMYMQNDTLATGIMSFVMHELVYFGRCLPFIIMDKIPYFQQYKIQSQKIPTLKEQWDCAAIVLISHFTAELPQIWFFHPIATYFGMDYGVPFPSLLKMFIQISILFVMEDTWHYWFHRALHYGPLYKAIHKMHHTYSAPFGLAAEYASPIETMLLGMGVVGSPIILLSVTGDLHLVTMYVWIILRLFQAIDAHSGYDFPWSLRHILPFWAGADHHDMHHEKFIGNYSSSFRWWDFFLDTEAGPEANKKRRERKLQAIKNAKKEN, from the exons ATGGACATGCT CAACACCACCGTTGGCGCCCTGAACCAAACTCAGGATTATTTCAGTGTTTTCGAGGAGGTTTCCAAGTACAATGTCAACCTCAACTACTTCGAGCGTCTCTGGGCT GCttggtacatgtacatgcAGAACGACACCCTCGCGACCGGCATCATGAGCTTCGTGATGCACGAACTCGTCTACTTTGGCCGTTGCCTgcccttcatcatcatggatAAGATCCCATATTTCCAACAGTACAAGATCCAGAGCCAGAAGATCCCTACCCTCAAGGAACAGTGGGATTGCGCCGCCATCGTTCTCATCAGCCATTTCACCGCCGAGCTTCCTCAGATTTGGTTCTTCCACCCCATCGCCACCTACTTCGGCATGGACTACGGCGTGCCCTTCCCGTCGCTGTTGAAGATGTTCATTCAGATTtccatcctcttcgtcatgGAGGATACCTGGCACTACTGGTTCCACCGAGCTCTTCACTACGGACCTCTCTACAAGGCCATCCACAAGATGCACCACACCTACTCTGCTCCCTTTGGCCTGGCTGCCGAGTACGCCTCGCCTATTGAGACTATGCTCCTCGGTATGGGCGTCGTCGGGTCTCCCATTATTCTGCTCTCCGTCACCGGCGACCTTCACCTCGTCACTATGTACGTCTGGATCATCTTGCGTCTCTTCCAGGCCATCGACGCCCACAGTGGCTACGACTTCCCCTGGAGCTTGCGCCACATCCTCCCCTTCTGGGCCGGTGCCGACCACCACGACATGCACCACGAGAAGTTTATTGGAAACTACTCTTCTAGCTTCCGCTGGTGggacttcttcttggacACCGAGGCCGGCCCCGAGGCTAACAAGAAGCGTCGTGAGCGAAAGCTTCAGGCCATCAAGAacgccaagaaggagaattAA
- a CDS encoding nuclear control of ATPase protein (similar to Verticillium alfalfae VaMs.102 XP_003004067.1), which yields MSLVSDQVRRLDAYLDRLPVISEAASDDGRSDVEERAFVTADVFTSPRLDELLRIVQSLSATSASDSLLPLQRVRALLTQSGLPSLQKQAIKQIHQAGRPGPGTKSAYEDEIEWLLVTKATVHIYGAILNALLDQIIPLNDDLWYWSDVLNSYAYSSLYTVQTSPVRFWAWTLDVYSASKVRLRSLSVRDSPAELVDSTAAGVSQQWRQFYGIVRDSIRERSFANIQRKVLSPVAFCRSEARRKQAQLRKLREITASGLGVLMDEGLQFGHDDDKAELQDNHDLKGVVERSVALMDMVLKEVCTLDVNIHDFEDKVFAGVEEDPELSVHLEESVTPDRPAVLSRRLLRIIDKTLPEHFNNMRNLARDNGRPTPLVRYWLPTVVGVLSSTTVLRILVNRQDEIINWITNLGGTIRDFWFNWVVQPTTKVIKTIRHDSTSDIAIMSRDSLKADRESLERMVVDFAKDKPHFAFEGNSSITETQLAEIRNRVAEGDVTPVLRAYEQDLRSPFVGAVRGDLVRSLLIQVQKTKVDLEVAMTGIDSLLKSQELVFGFVGLTPGVLVSIGVLQYLRGILGGRSGLRRDKKSGRAVRILRNIDRILSEARPTENNVLSYKDHGLLLCEVHVLRSFASNLMPRDVEKEFLEDLDDLANIKGIQVQTKALERIRWAYARWLK from the exons atgtcaCTTGTGTCTGA CCAGGTGCGTCGTCTGGATGCCTATCTGGACCGGTTACCGGTAATTTCAGAAGCGGCATCAGATGATGGTCGCTCTGATGTGGAGGAACGCGCGTTCGTGACGGCTGATGTCTTCACTTCCCCGAGGTTGGATGAGCTGCTTCGGATTGTTCAATCCCTAAGTGCAACCTCTGCCTCTGACTCCCTGCTTCCGCTTCAGCGTGTCAGAGCTCTCCTCACACAGAGTGGTTTGCCGTCattgcagaagcaagctaTCAAGCAGATACACCAAGCAGGGCGGCCAGGACCAGGGACTAAGAGTGCCTACGAGGATGAGATTGAATGGTTGCTGGTCACCAAGGCTACCGTCCACATTTACGGTGCCATTCTCAACGCCTTGCTGGACCAAATTATCCCCCTCAATGACGATCTTTGGTATTGGTCTGATGTATTGAACTCGTACGCCTACAGCAGCCTCTATACCGTCCAAACGTCGCCAGTTCGATTTTGGGCATGGACTCTGGACGTATACAGCGCGAGCAAGGTCCGCCTACGGTCTCTATCCGTCAGAGATTCGCCTGCTGAGCTGGTCGACTCAACTGCCGCCGGAGTGTCACAGCAATGGCGACAATTTTATGGCATTGTTCGAGACAGCATCCGAGAGCGGTCgtttgccaacatccaacgAAAAGTGCTTTCTCCTGTGGCATTTTGCCGGTCAGAGGCTCGTCGCAAGCAGGCACAGCTTCGAAAGTTGCGAGAAATCACAGCTAGCGGGCTGGGAGTCTTGATGGATGAAGGACTTCAATTTGGTcacgatgatgacaaggctgaGCTACAAGACAACCATGATCTCAAGGGCGTGGTTGAACGTAGCGTTGCACTGATGGACATGGTTCTGAAGGAGGTCTGCACCCTGGATGTCAACATTCACGACTTTGAGGATAAAGTCTttgctggcgttgaagaGGACCCCGAATTATCCGTGCACTTGGAAGAAAGTGTCACGCCTGATCGTCCAGCAGTGCTGTCTCGCCGGCTCTTACGCATCATAGACAAGACACTCCCGGAGCATTTCAACAACATGCGAAACCTGGCAAGGGATAATGGTAGGCCGACGCCACTCGTCAGATACTGGCTTCCGACGGTGGTGGGCGTGCTCTCATCTACTACTGTCTTGCGCATCTTGGTCAATCGCCAAGACGAAATCATCAACTGGATTACGAACCTTGGCGGTACTATCAGAGACTTTTGGTTCAACTGGGTTgtccagccaacaacaaagGTTATCAAGACTATTCGACATGACTCGACGAgtgacattgccatcatgagCCGTGATAGTCTCAAGGCTGATCGTGAGAGCCTGGAACGAATGGTTGTCGAttttgccaaggacaagccgCACTTTGCATTTGAGGGCAACTCCTCCATTACAGAAACACAACTTGCCGAGATTAGAAACAGAGTTGCCGAAGGGGATGTGACACCAGTATTGCGGGCGTATGAGCAAGACCTTCGCAGTCCATTTGTGGGCGCAGTCCGCGGTGACCTCGTCCGTTCCTTGTTGATTCAAGTGCAAAAGACAAAGGTAGACCTAGAGGTTGCCATGACCGGTATCGACTCCCTTCTGAAAAGTCAGGAGCTCGTGtttgggtttgttggcttGACTCCAGGAGTTCTTGTATCAATTGGTGTTTTACAGTATCTACGCGGTATTTTAGGTGGACGAAGCGGCTTGCGTCGAGACAAGAAGTCCGGCCGAGCTGTGCGAATTCTCCGCAACATTGACAGAATCTTGTCGGAAGCGAGACCGACAGAAAACAATGTGTTGTcatacaaggatcacgggTTGCTGCTATGCGAAGTACATGTGCTGcgcagctttgccagcaaCTTGATGCCTCGGGATGTTGAAAAGGAGTTTTTGGAAGATCTTGACGACCTGGCAAACATCAAGGGCATCCAGGTGCAGACCAAAGCCCTGGAGCGCATTCGATGGGCTTATGCCAGATGGCTCAAATGA